A genomic stretch from Penicillium digitatum chromosome 4, complete sequence includes:
- a CDS encoding Multiple myeloma tumor-associated protein 2-like protein encodes MDLVAGVRKEGSRGGRNEFKWSDVQSSAHRENYLGHSVMAPVGRWQQNRDLSWYAKGDEDEEERTRKEREELQRVKEAEEEAMAVALGLPCQKKKRCQMLEQEKKTTVQVTDTDASEPEARGGKGDMTEATILHVKRTGDIADTMKTESAITAAIVTDPAHDLVVEITTDDAQSPVLGVDLIAKMRNTRNDAGWSAATRRLNVGDTPNADETEMTMTAATELQTRDMN; translated from the exons ATGGATTTGGTTGCTGGTGTACGCAAAGAAGGCAGCCG CGGCGGCCGCAATGAGTTCAAGTGGTCCGACGTCCAAAGTTCCGCCCATCGCGAGAACTACCTAGGCCACTCCGTGATGGCCCCAGTTGGCAGATGGCAACAGAATCGTGATCTCAGCTGGTATGCCAAGGgtgacgaagatgaagaagaacgaACCCGCAAAGAGCGAGAGGAACTTCAACGTGTGaaggaggccgaggaggaagCAATGGCCGTCGCTCTGGGCCTCCCA TGccaaaagaagaagagatgcCAGATGCTGGAACAAGAGAAAAAGACCACCGTTCAAGTCACCGACACAGACGCGAGCGAACCCGAAGCCCGCGGCGGGAAAGGCGACATGACCGAGGCGACGATCCTACACGTGAAAAGGACCGGAGACATCGCAGACACCATGAAGACCGAGAGCGCCATCACCGCAGCCATCGTCACAGATCCCGCTCACGATCTCGTGGTCGAGATCACTACAGACGACGCTCAGTCTCCCGTTCTAGGAGTAGACCTAATCGCAAAGATGAGGAACACCAGAAACGACGCCGGATGGAGCGCAGCTACTCGCCGGCTGAACGTCGGCGACACCCCGAACGCAGACGAGACCGAGATGACCATGACCGCCGCCACTGAGCTACAAACCAGAGATATGAATTGA
- a CDS encoding Mannosyl-oligosaccharide glucosidase, putative encodes MRHLRICALLTSLLCATGIVASDDPNDLSILIREAGRASNESLLWGPYKSNLYFGVRPRIPKSLTAGLIWGKVDDYAGAQQNFRHTCEQNEGMAGYGWDEYDIRKGGRETIHDAGNSLDLTIDFIKVPGGQHGGSWGFRVKGTPTEGADPYQPISMIFYSTLEGFGHLGTDSSSSDSTGVEGNVKLEGYSTELGDFTIDVTTGPETNSYPRYNHPSSTDKPLDRSIVASVAFPEEQLWQAKGIFFAQMKAGVDQALEEYGKENVPPPAQLFTINHKPGQGNAHLVQKVFAGAFEYDVLFSSGSAPEPLTSETLTKEIDDASASFSETFEQLLPPQAPFDSPKYLSFSKAMLSNLIGGIGFFHGDDVVDRSANPAYEEENEGFWEETAEARAAVQPVMEGPKELFTCVPSRPFFPRGFLWDEGFHLMPVIEYDTDLALEIIKSWFHLMDEDGWIAREQILGQEARSKVPPEFTIQYPHYANPPTLFMALEAFMDKVKTSSNKSTDFASLDSQDATATLRSATVRQPELSEAYLRSFYPLLKKHYNWYRNTQRGDITSYDREAFSTKEGYRWRGRSVQHILTSGIDDYPRAQPPHPGELHVDLISWMGMMTRAMRRIAENLGEDEDAEQFAYYETAITRNIDDLHWDEKEQTFCDATIDEYEESVHVCHKGYISIFPFLTGMLGPDSPRLKAVLDLIGNPEELWSDYGIRSLSKKDEFYETDENYWRSPIWININYLVLKNLYNTAIVSGPHQEQAREMYSDLRKNLVDNVFREWKKTGFAWEQYNPDSGSGQRTQHFTGWTSMVVNMMSMPDLAGLEKTIHDEL; translated from the exons ATGCGTCACCTCAGAATTTGTGCGTTATTGACGTCGCTACTTTGCGCAACTGGGATTGTTGCAAgcgatgaccccaatgatTTGTCCATCTTAATACGAGAGGCTGGACGTGCCAGTAACGAGTCCCTGCTGTGGGGTCCCTACAAGTCGAATCTCTACTTTGGAGTGCGTCCTCGCATTCCAAAGAGTCTCACAGCTGGATTGATCTGGGGAAAGGTTGACGACTACGCTGGCGCTCAGCAAA ACTTCAGACACACTTGCGAACAAAATGAAGGAATGGCTGGGTATGGATGGGACGAGTATGATATTCGGAAGGGTGGACGCGAAACCATTCATGATGCTGGGAATAGCTTGGACTTGACAATCGATTTCATAAAAGTTCCCGGTGGCCAGCACGGAGGTAGCTGGGGATTCCGAGTCAAAGGCACGCCCACAGAGGGCGCAGATCCTTACCAGCCGATCTCGATGATCTTTTATTCCACTCTCGAGGGATTCGGCCACCTGGGAACCGATTCTTCATCCTCTGATTCCACTGGCGTGGAAGGCAATGTCAAACTTGAGGGATACTCCACAGAACTTGGTGATTTTACTATCGATGTCACCACTGGACCGGAAACCAACTCGTACCCCCGTTACAACCATCCTAGCTCCACAGACAAGCCATTGGATCGCAGCATTGTGGCTAGCGTGGCCTTCCCAGAGGAGCAGCTTTGGCAAGCAAAGGGAATCTTCTTCGCCCAAATGAAGGCGGGGGTTGATCAAGCCCTTGAAGAGTATGGAAAAGAGAACGTCCCCCCCCCAGCCCAGCTTTTTACTATCAATCACAAACCTGGCCAGGGCAATGCTCATCTTGTGCAGAAAGTTTTCGCTGGTGCATTCGAATATGATGTCCTGTTCTCCTCTGGCTCTGCTCCAGAACCCTTGACTTCGGAAACCCTCACTAAGGAAATTGATGATGCTTCGGCTTCATTTTCGGAAACTTTTGAGCAGCTTCTCCCGCCACAGGCGCCATTTGACTCGCCGAAGTACTTGAGCTTCTCCAAGGCAATGTTGTCTAACCTTATTGGTGGCATCGGGTTCTTCCACGGTGATGACGTCGTGGATCGGTCCGCAAACCCTGCGTATGAAGAGGAGAATGAAGGCTTCTGGGAAGAGACCGCCGAGGCCAGGGCTGCCGTTCAGCCTGTTATGGAAGGCCCGAAGGAACTTTTCACTTGTGTTCCCTCCCGGCCGTTCTTTCCTAGAGGATTCCTTTGGGATGAAGGTTTCCATTTGATGCCCGTGATCGAATACGATACCGATCTTGC GCTCGAAATTATCAAAAGTTGGTTCCACCTGATGGACGAGGATGGGTGGATTGCCCGTGAACAAATTCTCGGTCAAGAGGCACGCAGCAAGGTTCCCCCGGAGTTTACAATCCAATATCCCCATTACGCAAACCCGCCTACTCTATTCATGGCCCTGGAAGCATTCATGGATAAAGTCAAGACCAGCAGCAACAAGAGCACCGATTTCGCATCCCTGGACAGCCAAGATGCGACTGCGACCCTGCGCTCTGCCACTGTCCGACAGCCGGAACTGTCTGAAGCCTATCTTCGATCATTCTACCCGCTCTTGAAGAAGCACTACAACTGGTACAGAAACACCCAGCGCGGTGACATCACGTCGTATGACCGTGAAGCGTTCTCGACCAAGGAAGGTTACCGCTGGCGCGGACGTTCTGTGCAGCATATCCTCACTTCTGGCATCGATGACTACCCCAGAGCTCAGCCGCCGCACCCCGGTGAGCTGCACGTCGATCTGATCAGTTGGATGGGAATGATGACTCGCGCTATGCGTCGCATTGCCGAGAACCTCGGTGAGGACGAAGATGCCGAGCAATTCGCCTACTACGAGACCGCTATTACTCGTAATATTGATGATTTGCATTGGGACGAGAAGGAGCAAACCTTCTGCGATGCGACTATCGATGAATATGAAGAGAGTGTCCATGTCTGTCACAAGGGCTACATCTCCATTTTCCCATTCCTGACTGGTATGCTGGGTCCTGACAGCCCGCGCCTTAAAGCTGTGTTGGACTTGATTGGCAATCCCGAGGAGCTGTGGAGTGACTACGGTATCCGCAGTTTGAGCAAGAAGGATGAGTTCTACGAGACCGATGAGAACTATTGGAGAAGCCCTATCTGGATTAACATCAACTACTTGGTGTTGAAGAATCTCTAT AACACTGCAATAGTTTCTGGACCTCACCAGGAACAGGCACGGGAGATGTACTCCGACTTGCGGAAGAATTTGGTCGATAATGTCTTCCGCGagtggaagaagactggGTTCGCTTGGGAACAGTACAACCCTGACTCAGGCAGTGGCCAGCGGACACAGCACTTTACCGGCTGGACCAGTATGGTGGTGAATATGATGTCCATGCCTGATTTGGCCGGATTAGAAAAAACCATTCATGACGAGTTGTAA
- a CDS encoding Mannosyl-oligosaccharide glucosidase, putative gives MSATGGRREIVIVGGGIIGCCSAYYLTRHPLYDPARHKITLVEASEIAGGASGKAGGMLAQWAFPSNLVGLSYKLHAELAEEHDGINRWGYREVNCGQLVVRGRALAENTVGKAGGRNTESLQKRSAAAMSKLRSANIPKDLDWIEPELLRAYESMSGPGETAQVHPYLFTTSIAKLAQEKGASIILGQVTGITRSKSSVESVTYTNKTSGETQIIPATDVLVAAGPWTNSILPEVPISAMRAHSVVIQPKKPKSRPTVAAPEIYARPDATVYACGDGDRTVPLPKTTADVEVDHERCQEIIDHVGSISDELRDGEVLTRQACYLPNCDSGAGPLVGLTDVKGLYIAAGHTCWGIQNAPGTGKLMSEFVFDGKAKSANIGSLDPREFM, from the exons ATGTCAGCGACTGGAGGCCGGCGTGAGATTGTCATTGTTG GTGGTGGCATCATTGGATGCTGCTCTGCATACTACCTCACTAGACACCCACTTTATGACCCTGCCCGCCACAAAATTACACTTGTTGAGGCCTCTGAAATCGCCGGCGGGGCATCAGGAAAAGCGGGTGGTATGCTAGCGCAATGGGCTTTTCCGAGCAACCTCGTCGGTCTCAGCTATAAGCTGCACGCTGAACTTGCAGAAGAGCACGATGGGATCAACCGATGGGGATACAGAGAGGTCAATTGTGGCCAACTCGTCGTGAGGGGTCGTGCTCTTGCTGAGAACACTGTAGGGAAAGCTGGGGGTAGAAATACTGAATCCCTCCAGAAACGCAGTGCAGCGGCTATGTCTAAGCTGAGGTCTGCCAATATTCCTAAAGATTTGGATTGGATAGAGCCAGAGCTTCTGAGGGCCTATGAAAGTATGAGTGGACCTGGCGAAACCGCCCAAGTGCACCCATACCTCTTTACGACGTCCATTGCAAAGCTCGCCCAGGAGAAGGGCGCAAGCATCATTCTTGGACAGGTTACAGGTATTACTCGGTCTAAGAGCTCTGTCGAATCAGTGACATACACTAATAAAACATCTGGGGAAACGCAAATCATCCCCGCGACCGATGTACTCGTTGCTGCTGGTCCCTGGACGAATTCCATCCTCCCAGAGGTCCCAATCTCAGCCATGCGGGCGCACAGCGTGGTGATCCAGCCAAAGAAACCA AAGTCGCGTCCAACCGTGGCTGCACCAGAGATCTACGCGCGTCCTGATGCAACTGTCTATGCATGTGGCGATGGAGATAGAACAGTTCCACTACCAAAGACTACTGCAGATGTCGAGGTTGACCACGAACGCTGCCAGGAAATCATTGACCATGTGGGCAGTATTTCTGACGAGCTGCGCGATGGAGAGGTTCTCACTCGTCAGGCTTGCTATCTTCCAAACTGTGATTCTGGTGCTGGGCCACTAGTTGGCCTGACTGACGTGAAGGGACTGTATATTGCAGCTGGACATACCTGCTGGGGTATCCAGAATGCGCCGGGTACTGGGAAGCTTATGAGTGAATTTGTATTTGATGGCAAGGCGAAGAGCGCGAACATTGGATCGTTAGATCCACGCGAGTTCATGTGA
- a CDS encoding Aminotransferase class I and II family protein, which yields MSVNPNPRLRMPGFNVKLNCQPDQNVMHTWHCGFPNALDNDKLQEDYLNDLVTHREVLMMRVVNTITDKPQWDQKVFDKDITTKWHDEIAQSGQDVTSKMMEWILKELQWKAKIFKETGYVRVFDVGVIKSDTAVSKEIQRSLKVAVKPLENVAEKDFHPGSDSKVVDLVHPSLFPVIYGQTRVLPDRIIGLDDCLGSVGQGDLVPVPSSQNCGPVLNGRHQYHREDQMFVFSDKFQWLPCDVEIVDDASCRILSYINNAHPVHHKPLYDVIEKIIARTIPLWNRSLSVIFDPRIKYTGVEYGEHSDPEPVQPEGDDYDVDEFWELHYQWESTRPIIPPEPASFEPRKEMVRVDLRKQFPDTKLQIIIKLANIELSPDKPEYEGGSWHIEGQLNERICATAIYYYDSENITDNSLAFRQRGMMDMQDIGYEQGQFAFLQAVFGFGEDVDGNGYNRDITQDLGAVACKEGRLLTFPNTVQHRVSPFSLVDQSKPGHRKILALFLVDPHRRIISSANVPPQQEDWGFERQNAVKQALARLPVELQNIVQDDLDPVLTLEKAKEYRLELMKERGYRSGKNYQQFEAGDFYLCEH from the exons ATGTCTGTAAATCCTAACCCACGGCTTCGAATGCCAGGCTTCAATGTTAAGCTAAACTGCCAGCCCGAT CAAAATGTGATGCATACCTGGCATTGCGGCTTCCCTAATGCATTGGACAATGACAAGCTGCAAGAAGACTACTTGAA TGACTTAGTGACTCACCGAGAAGTTCTAATGATGCGGGTGGTTAACACCATTACCGATAAACCCCAATGGGATCAGAAG GTCTTTGACAAGGACATCACGACGAAATGGCATGACGAGATCGCCCAAAGTGGTCAAGATGTGACCTCTAAGATGATGGAATGGATTCTCAAAGAACTCCAATGGAAAGCTAAAATTTTTAAAGAAACGGGCTATGTCCGTGTCTTTGATGTGGGCGTGATCAAGTCCGATACCGCTGTGTCAAAAGAGATACAACGGTCACTCAAAGTGGCTGTGAAACCTCTCGAGAATGTTGCGGAAAAGGATTTCCACCCCGGCTCGGATAGTAAAGTAGTTGATCTAGTGCATCCGTCACTGTTCCCCGTGATCTACGGCCAAACTCGCGTGCTTCCGGACAGAATTATTGGCCTTGATGACTGTTTAGGAAGCGTGGGACAAGGAGATCTTGTACCCGTTCCTTCGAGTCAAAATTGTGGCCCAGTTTTGAATGGCAGGCATCAATACCATCGCGAAGATCAAATGTTTGTCTTCAGTGATAAGTTTCAATGGCTCCCGTGCGACGTGGAAATCGTTGATGACGCTAGCTGTCGAATCTTGTCATACATCAACAACGCCCATCCTGTTCACCACAAGCCTCTCTATGATGTCATTGAGAAAATTATCGCTCGGACAATCCCGCTCTGGAATCGCAGTTTGTCCGTAATCTTTGATCCAAGAATTAAGTACACCGGGGTCGAATATGGTGAACATTCAGATCCTGAGCCTGTCCAGCCAGAGGGCGATGATTATGACGTAGATGAGTTTTGGGAACTTCATTATCAGTGGGAGAGTACCCGTCCTATCATTCCCCCTGAGCCAGCCAGCTTTGAACCGCGAAAAGAAATGGTTAGAGTTGATTTGCGAAAGCAATTTCCCGACACAAAGCTGCAGATTATCATAAAGCTGGCGAACATTGAATTGAGCCCAGACAAGCCGGAGTATGAAGGAGGTTCTTGGCACATTGAGGGACAGTTG AACGAGCGCATCTGTGCTACCGCAATCTACTACTATGACAGCGAAAACATAACTGATAACTCCTTGGCATTTCGTCAACGTGGCATGATGGACATGCAAGATATTGGATACGAACAAGGGCAGTTCGCATTCTTGCAGGCCGTCTTTGGCTTTGGTGAGGATGTCGACGGCAACGGGTATAATCGCGATATCACACAAGACCTTGGAGCTGTCGCTTGCAAAGAAGGTCGGCTACTTACTTTCCCGAACACTGTTCAGCACCGGGTTTCCCCATTCTCGCTCGTCGACCAATCTAAGCCCGGCCATCGTAAGATCCTCGCGCTATTCCTGGTTGATCCCCACCGTCGGATTATCTCCTCAGCCAATGTGCCCCCGCAGCAGGAGGATTGGGGTTTCGAGAGACAAAATGCTGTGAAACAGGCTTTAGCACGTCTACCAGTGGAGCTACAGAATATCGTTCAAGATGACTTGGACCCCGTTTTGACCTTGGAGAAGGCCAAAGAGTATCGGTTAGAACTCATGAAAGAGCGCGGATACAGATCAGGAAAAAACTATCAGCAGTTTGAGGCCGGTGACTTCTATCTGTGTGAGCATTAA
- a CDS encoding Killer toxin sensitivity protein (Iki1), putative encodes MAPIHLSHRRTHNLLLISKLLSLRDTASPLTLILDSLEQPATPLLKEYIRRAKLSKVHVTLIAFETLKKPDGVDAFVSTRRKSPGDIVKEVSAVYQSVAASNPSRRRLILIDSINPLLNSKKVHPGFHLPSFLGSFIAPTSPSAKVEASLVVTYHQDVPELPQQSPYSPPPISTLMYLATSIITLHSFSHILAQKAARDRSLAPPVFGLEEEQEGVLLGRLDRLAGTGKAEGIVIELEHRRKSGRGVLEWYLLPPASRYSPQHLKEIVTLLDDNILYNPPLERDLGAGDEEPTSTFELGLTDRQRREREGVVLPYFDAQHNDGPGEGGRILYDMGEEDDFDEEEDEI; translated from the exons ATGGCGCCAATTCACCTTTCACACAGGCGGACGCACAATTTGCTCTTGATTTCGAAACTCTTGAGCTTGCGCGACACTGCGTCGCCCCTCACACTTATTTTGGATTCCTTGGAGCAACCGGCTACGCCACTCCTGAAAGAATATATCAGACGTGCAAAG CTGTCCAAAGTCCATGTTACGCTCATCGCTTTTGAAACCCTGAAGAAACCCGATGGAGTTGATGCTTTCGTATCAACACGCCGCAAGAGTCCTGGCGATATAGTTAAAGAAGTGAGCGCTGTTTATCAGTCTGTTGCAGCTTCCAACCCCTCACGCA GGCGTCTTATCCTCATCGATTCAATCAACCCTCTTCTAAACTCAAAAAAAGTTCACCCTGGGTTTCACCTGCCCTCTTTCCTTGGCTCGTTTATTGCTCCCACGTCGCCATCGGCCAAAGTTGAAGCGTCACTTGTGGTAACATATCACCAAGATGTTCCCGAACTTCCACAGCAAAGTCCCTATTCACCGCCACCTATTTCTACATTGATGTACCTCGCTACGAGTATCATCACACTCCATTCATTCTCGCACATTCTAGCACAGAAGGCCGCTCGCGACCGCAGTCTAGCTCCCCCAGTCTTTGGGCTTGAGGAAGAGCAAGAAGGTGTTCTCCTCGGCCGACTGGACAGATTGGCCGGTACTGGCAAAGCAGAGGGAATTGTCATTGAGCTGGAGCACAGGCGGAAGAGTGGTCGTGGTGTACTGGAATGGTACCTTCTCCCGCCTGCGTCGCGGTATTCGCCACAGCatctgaaagagattgtGACGTTGCTTGACGATAATATCTTGTACAACCCTCCCTTAGAGCGAGATCTAGGCGCCGGTGATGAGGAACCGACATCAACATTCGAGTTGGGTCTCACCGACCGACAGAGACGCGAAAGAGAGGGCGTTGTGTTGCCGTACTTCGACGCACAGCACAACGATGGCCCCGGCGAAGGAGGCCGGATTCTTTACGAcatgggagaagaagatgatttcgacgaagaagaggatgaaatTTAG
- a CDS encoding Synaptobrevin produces the protein MVRSTQIARLDGLMLAASVDDEQAESELSEIKGQAKMIFRRLNRNSAPQASIESGQYSLHYTIQDNVCFLCICDKSYPRKLAFTYLADLASEFTTTYTSSQYLSPTLRPYAFVEFDTFIQRTKKLYQDSRASQNLDKLNDELRDVTKVMTKNIEDLLYRGDSLERMGELSGRLREDSKKYRKAAVRINWELLLKQYGPFAGVGLVIFILLFWRFF, from the exons ATGGTCAGGTCAACACAGATTGCAAGGCTCGATG GCCTCATGCTGGCCGCTTCAGTCGACGACGAGCAG GCTGAATCGGAGCTCTCTGAGATTAAGGGTCAGGCTAAAATGATATTTCGGCGCTTAAATCGCAATTCCGCACCCCAAGCCAGTATTGAATCTGGCCAATACAGCCTACA CTACACAATCCAGGATAACGTCTGCTTCCTATGCATTTGCGACAAGTCCTACCCCCGCAAGCTCGCATTCACTTATCTCGCTGATCTGGCCTCCGAATTCACGACCACATACACGTCCTCACAATACCTCTCACCAACCCTCCGTCCATATGCTTTCGTCGAGTTTGATACCTTCATTCAGCGCACAAAAAAACTGTACCAAGACAGTCGTGCATCTCAGAACCTCGACAAGCTGAACGATGAGCTCCGTGATGTCACCAAGGTGATGACGAAGAATATTGAGGACCTCTTGTATCGAGGCGATAGCTTGGAGCGGATGGGTGAACTCTCAGGGCGGCTGCGTGAGGACAGCAAGAAGTACAGAAAGGCAGCTGTACGCATCAACTGGGAATTGTTGCTGAAGCAG TACGGACCTTTCGCTGGCGTCGGGCTTGTCATTttcattcttcttttctgGCGATTCTTCTGA
- a CDS encoding Short-chain dehydrogenase/reductase SDR has translation MDNNPPFDARVQFPSHNEPRVWLITAGDSPIGLSVARQVLAHGDYAFLGLAHSALERDECRRDEFDAFLAEVEHHGDDWAQRMKTVPLDIRMMGQCQAVVADAVATFGRVDILLCCTSQALIGTVEELSASTQTMNLVRDQFEVNYFGPLNIIKATLPHMRKERAGHVMIISGITAHIGTPGLGMYCAAGWALEGFCDSLAYEIAPFNVKLTIFQCSIEIGILTNLVISVPPIFPAYSPADNQAPLFRGILNHLVPQLPDASFSSDSPVTPSRANDENARVSSIENGPFSAPEVVSMHPPLSSAHLEVLVSETVYAITSIAGHENPPSRHIVGQEGVASVKEKLKTVSEELEDFVQASFAVDVAADSDHTPAVSEMNDGP, from the exons ATGGACAATAACCCCCCCTTTGATGCCCGCGTGCAATTCCCATCGCATAATGAGCCTCGAGTATGGCTGATCACCGCGGGGGATTCGCCTATAGGCCTCTCAGTCGCGCGGCAGGTTCTTGCACATGGAGATTATGCATTTCTTGGACTAGCACATTCAGCTTTGGAACGCGATGAATGTCGCCGTGATGAATTTGATGCTTTTCTCGCTGAGGTGGAGCACCATGGTGATGACTGGGCACAGCGCATGAAGACAGTTCCACTAGATATCCG AATGATGGGGCAGTGCCAGGCAGTCGTGGCAGATGCAGTCGCAACATTTGGAAGAGTGGACATACTTCTATGCTGTACAAGTCAAG CCCTTATTGGAACAGTTGAGGAACTTTCTGCTTCAACCCAAACCATGAATCTCGTACGTGATCAATTCGAGGTGAACTATTTCGGCCCTCTCAACATCATCAAGGCCACGCTCCCCCATATGAGGAAAGAGCGAGCAGGGCATGTGATGATTATATCAGGGATCA CGGCGCATATCGGTACACCCGGACTAGGAATGTACTGCGCGGCAGGTTGGGCCCTCGAAGGATTCTGTGAT AGTCTGGCTTATGAAATTGCTCCATTCAACGTCAAACTCACCATCTTCCAATGCAGCATCGAAATTGGCATCCTCACCAACCTAGTAATCAGCGTCCCCCCAATCTTTCCGGCCTATTCGCCCGCCGACAATCAAGCACCTCTCTTCCGCGGGATCCTAAACCACCTTGTCCCCCAACTTCCCGATGCATCCTTTTCGTCTGACAGCCCAGTCACACCCAGTCGAGCAAACGATGAAAATGCCCGAGTCAGCTCCATAGAAAATGGCCCATTCTCCGCTCCAGAGGTTGTCTCCATGCACCCACCATTAAGCTCCGCACACCTTGAGGTGCTGGTCTCTGAAACAGTCTATGCCATAACATCAATTGCTGGCCATGAAAATCCTCCTTCACGACACATTGTTGGACAAGAAGGTGTTGCAAGTGTTAAGGAGAAGCTCAAGACTGTGAGTGAAGAACTCGAAGACTTTGTACAGGCCAGTTTTGCTGTTGACGTTGCTGCGGATTCGGATCATACGCCCGCTGTATCTGAAATGAACGACGGGCCTTAG
- a CDS encoding Cleft lip and palate transmembrane 1, translating into MSEQRPRRQEESNSGFKGALQGLGIFLLAQFAINQYMGYKDKTDTPSVNSGGIPAFADRPDPSEIAERSALPEVIAPIWPSDSAVDLRVYVTPSIIVPKFKSSDSILVLDEKNFTLGNYSDTREIDTTIKVPKQVQQNGTLWAHFFLARTGYPLDPAAKDYNTADALHFPRPLNQYLPKKKVKKLKNLLSGPEDEQDQEEDNTPDVSTMSYYHPNFTLSMIPDSGIQNFVQMNPAVRQYVQLERTGARDATGKNGWYYPIAFVNTFWQLKTHMTELNSTVETVPLHITLNNMANWKFNILSSVDEGSKQSSRQAAYGKPPPGGGDGNEWEMVKEILLDTNIWLLCTTGVVTVFHMLFETLAFKNDIAHWRKKKDVVGTSVRTILANVFMQAVIFLYLMDNSENTSWMILGSQGFGILLEFWKITKTVDVRLRPPPATSRLSFLPYVIVFEDKHKLSETEEKTKEYDEIAFRYLYILAVPLLLAYAAYSLVYNTHKSWYSYVIQTLVGSVYAYGFLMMVPSLYINYRLKSVAHMPGKALTYKFLNTFIDDLFAFTVKMPWLHRLATLRDDVIFFVWLYQGWKYKVDYKRVNEFGQGGDSDDEEEPTSAIEGDKEDVATQSSSKATSKSPARKRK; encoded by the exons ATGTCGGAACAGAGGCCACGCAGACAGGAGGAGTCCAAC TCGGGCTTCAAGGGGGCCCTTCAGGGTCTTGGAATCTTCTTGTTGGCCCAATTTGCCATCAACCAGTACATGGGATATAAAGACAAGACAGACACTCCGAGCGTGAATTCTGGTGGCATCCCCGCTTTTGCCGATCGTCCCGATCCCAGCGAAATTGCAGAACGCAGTGCTCTCCCCGAGGTCATCGCTCCGATCTGGCCTTCCGACAGCGCAGTAGATCTCCGCGTTTATGTAACCCCGTCTATCATTGTGCCGAAATTCAAGTCATCAGACAGTATTCTTGTGCTGGACGAGAAGAACTTCACACTTGGAAACTACAGTGACACTCGCGAAATCGACACCACCATCAAGGTCCCAAAGCAGGTCCAACAGAATGGAACTCTCTGGGCTCACTTCTTTTTGGCTCGCACCGGATACCCGTTAGACCCCGCCGCTAAGGATTACAACACGGCCGATGCACTCCACTTCCCCCGACCTCTGAACCAGTACcttcccaagaagaaggtcaagaagCTGAAGAATCTTCTGTCGGGCCCCGAGGATGAACAGGACCAGGAGGAAGATAACACCCCGGATGTCTCAACTATGTCATACTACCACCCCAATTTTACCTTGTCTATGATCCCAGATTCCGGAATCCAGAATTTTGTGCAGATGAACCCCGCGGTTCGCCAGTATGTGCAGCTGGAGCGGACTGGTGCCCGCGATGCCACTGGAAAGAATGGGTGGTACTACCCGATCGCTTTCGTTAACACTTTTTGGCAACTGAAGACCCACATGACCGAGTTGAATTCTACCGTCGAGACCGTGCCATTGCATATTACCCTCAACAACATGGCGAACTGGAAGTTCAACATCCTCAGTAGTGTTGATGAAGGCTCGAAGCAAAGTTCTCGCCAGGCTGCCTATGGTAAGCCTCCTCCCGGTGGTGGAGATGGAAATGAGTGGGAGATGGTGAAAGAGATTCTTTTGGATACGAACATTTGGCTCCTCTGCACCACGGGTGTGGTCACTGTCTTCCACATGTTGTTTGAGACTTTGGCCTTCAAGAATGATATT GCCCACTGGCGTAAGAAGAAGGATGTTGTTGGTACCTCAGTTCGGACAATCCTGGCCAATGTCTTCATGCAGGCTGTCATTTTCCTCTACCTCATGGACAACAGCGAGAATACCTCTTGGATGATCCTGGGTAGCCAAGGATTTGGTATTCTTCTAGAATTCTGGAAGATCACCAAGACTGTCGACGTTCGCTTGCGCCCGCCGCCAGCCACCTCTCGGCTGTCGTTCTTGCCCTATGTGATTGTCTTCGAGGACAAGCACAAGCTTAGCGAGACTGAGGAAAAGACCAAGGAGTATGATGAAATTGCCTTCCGCTACTTGTACATTTTGGCTGTTCCCCTTCTACTCGCGTACGCCGCGTACAGCCTGGTATACAACACTCACAAGTCATGGTACTCCTACGTTATCCAGACCCTAGTGGGCAGTGTCTACGCCTACGGATTCCTCATGATGGTCCCCAGTCTCTACATCAACTATCGGTTGAAGTCTGTTGCCCACATGCCTGGAAAGGCGTTGACCTACAAGTTCCTGAACACCTTCATCGACGATCTCTTCGCTTTTACCGTCAAGATGCCTTGGCTCCACCGCCTGGCTACTCTTCGTGACGatgtcatcttcttcgtatGGCTCTACCAGGGCTGGAAGTATAAGGTGGACTACAAGCGCGTGAACGAGTTCGGCCAGGGAGGTGATAGTGACGACGAAGAGGAGCCTACTTCTGCTATTGAGGGCGACAAGGAGGATGTGGCTACTCAATCCTCTTCCAAAGCTACTTCCAAGTCGCCCGCTCGTAAGAGAAAGTGA